One stretch of Rathayibacter festucae DSM 15932 DNA includes these proteins:
- a CDS encoding winged helix-turn-helix domain-containing protein, which translates to MSTLEELRATAHPIRLRLLSLVTGAAASAAEAARELGLSQATASYHFRVLERAGLVRVVETVRLRGGEAKRYRHESSGRPFDVTAAVDAGPAEDRQLYLEALIEELRRRSAARADGPQLSTDAELWVDPETWRRVVRHVGEASALLHAAARPPRSPGTVPVSMTTALFPLRRP; encoded by the coding sequence ATGTCCACTCTCGAGGAGCTGCGCGCCACCGCCCACCCGATCCGGCTCCGGCTGCTGTCCCTGGTGACCGGTGCCGCGGCGAGCGCCGCCGAGGCCGCGCGCGAGCTGGGCCTCTCGCAGGCGACCGCGAGCTACCACTTCCGCGTGCTCGAGCGGGCCGGGCTGGTGCGGGTGGTGGAGACGGTGCGGCTGCGCGGCGGTGAGGCGAAGCGCTACCGGCACGAGTCCTCCGGACGACCGTTCGACGTGACCGCGGCCGTCGACGCCGGGCCGGCGGAGGACCGGCAGCTGTACCTGGAGGCGCTGATCGAGGAGCTGCGGCGCCGATCCGCGGCCCGCGCCGACGGCCCGCAGCTGTCGACGGACGCCGAGCTCTGGGTCGATCCGGAGACCTGGCGGCGGGTCGTCCGGCACGTCGGCGAGGCGTCCGCGCTGCTGCACGCCGCGGCCCGGCCGCCCCGGAGCCCGGGCACGGTGCCGGTGTCGATGACGACCGCGCTGTTCCCGCTGCGGCGGCCGTGA